GCAGAACTGGCACCCACAACCAGATTTTGGCGGGTTACATCCTGATCCCAATTTAATTTACGCTCATACTTTAGTCTCTAGAGTTGACAAAGAGAATATAGCATTTGGAGCAGCCTCTGATGGTGATGGTGACAGAAACATGATTTATGGTGCAGGCCCTGCATTTGTATCCCCAGGTGATTCTGTAGCTATTATTGCCGAATATGCTTCAGAAATCCCGTATTTTGCCAAACACGGAATTCACGGTCTTGCCCGTTCATTCCCAACTTCAGGTAGTATCAACCTAGTAGCAAAGGAAAAGGGTTTAGATTGCTATGAAGTTCCTACTGGTTGGAAGTTTTTTTGCAATCTCTTCGATTCTAGTAAGCTGTCTATTTGTGGTGAGGAATCTTTCGGTACTGGTTCAGACCATGTCAGAGAAAAAGACGGTTTATGGGCTATTATAGCTTGGTTAAATATCCTAGCAATCTACAAAAACAGGTATCCCGAAAAAGAGGCTTCTATAAAGACCATCCAGGACGATTTTTGGGCTAAATATGGTCGCACTTTTTTCACGCGTTATGACTTCGAAAACTGCCAGATTGATGATGCCAATAAGATTATAAATTTGTTGCGTGAGTTTGTCGAGGACAACTCGAATATTGGTAAAAACTTTGGAGACTGGGATGCTGTAATTGTTACAGATGCCGGTGATTTTAGTTATACCGACTTAGACGGTTCAGTTTCAACACATCAAGGATTATACATCAAGTTGTCCAATGGTACACGTTATATTCTGAGACTATCAGGTACAGGTTCTTCAGGAGCTACCATTAGAGTTTACTGCGAAAGATATTGTAATGATAAATCAACATATTCTCAACAGGGTAGTGAGTTCCTAAGGGAAGATGTAAATGTATTGTTGCGTTTCTTGAAGTTCAAAGAGTTTATTGGTACTGATGAGCCCACTGTTCGAACCTGAAGGTCTTGTTTAATCATATTTTTAACATTATTTTCGCATCTTCAGATCTTCTTTCGCGTCTAATGCTAGACTGTCTTAACTTCTGTTAAAGCTAAGTATGTAGCTGCAAATATATAAGACTTATAGTACCTTGAA
The Eremothecium sinecaudum strain ATCC 58844 chromosome II, complete sequence DNA segment above includes these coding regions:
- a CDS encoding HBL028Wp (Syntenic homolog of Ashbya gossypii ABL029W; Syntenic homolog of Saccharomyces cerevisiae YKL127W (PGM1) and YMR105C (PGM2)) encodes the protein MSLYTVETVPTTPFQDQKPGTSGLRKNTKVFEKTPNYTENFIQAIMEAIPEGSKGAVLVVGGDGRYYNDIVMQKIASIASANGVRKLIIGQNGLLSTPAASHIIRTYHEKVTGGIILTASHNPGGPDKDLGIKYNLSNGAPAPEKVTNLIAEKSKQLTEYKIVKSFPTLDLSKIGENQKYGDLLVDVIDTTEAYVKYMKEIFDFDMIKSFIKKAQAENGFKVLFDALNGITGPYGKAIFVDELGLPLDSLQNWHPQPDFGGLHPDPNLIYAHTLVSRVDKENIAFGAASDGDGDRNMIYGAGPAFVSPGDSVAIIAEYASEIPYFAKHGIHGLARSFPTSGSINLVAKEKGLDCYEVPTGWKFFCNLFDSSKLSICGEESFGTGSDHVREKDGLWAIIAWLNILAIYKNRYPEKEASIKTIQDDFWAKYGRTFFTRYDFENCQIDDANKIINLLREFVEDNSNIGKNFGDWDAVIVTDAGDFSYTDLDGSVSTHQGLYIKLSNGTRYILRLSGTGSSGATIRVYCERYCNDKSTYSQQGSEFLREDVNVLLRFLKFKEFIGTDEPTVRT